Proteins found in one Pieris napi chromosome 6, ilPieNapi1.2, whole genome shotgun sequence genomic segment:
- the LOC125050074 gene encoding immediate early response 3-interacting protein 1 has product MITLWNLFEASLLCLNAVCVLHEERFMQKMGWGTNTQQQGFEDQSTIKYQILNLVRSIRTVTRIPLIILNILTILFKLLLG; this is encoded by the exons ATGATAACATTATGGAATTTATTTGAAGCAAGTCTTCTATGTTTAAATGCTGTTTGCGTTCTTCACGAAGAAAGATTTATGCAAAAAA TGGGCTGGGGAACCAACACACAGCAACAAGGTTTTGAAGACCAATCTACCATAAAATAtcagatattaaatttagttcGTTCTATCAGGACGGTTACAAGaa TTCCACTTATTATCCTAAATATACTAactatactttttaaattactccTAGGATAG